The Marinifilum sp. JC120 genome window below encodes:
- a CDS encoding zinc ribbon domain-containing protein encodes MPIYEFKCPKCAKEFDELVMPGKEAKADCPECGHKECEKLLSIGNVRPNGIPKGMGGYKEPCKGCNGCG; translated from the coding sequence ATGCCTATTTATGAATTTAAATGCCCCAAGTGCGCTAAAGAATTTGATGAACTGGTAATGCCCGGAAAGGAAGCTAAAGCAGACTGCCCCGAGTGCGGACACAAAGAATGTGAAAAGCTGCTCTCCATAGGCAATGTACGCCCCAACGGCATCCCCAAAGGAATGGGCGGATATAAAGAGCCGTGTAAAGGTTGCAACGGCTGCGGATAA